One region of Streptomyces leeuwenhoekii genomic DNA includes:
- a CDS encoding zinc ribbon domain-containing protein encodes MNAASADQIRLLDVQALDVRLQQLAHKRKSLPEHDEIDSLTKDLTQLRDLLVAAQTEESDCAREQTKAEQDVDQVRKRAARDQQRLDSGAVSSPKDLENLQREIASLAKRQSDLEDVVLEVMERRESAQERVAELTERVAAVQAKIDDATGRRDAAFEEIDGEAASVTKEREVIAGSIPADLLKLYDKLRAQQGGIGAAKLYQRTCQGCRQELAITELNEVRQAASDMVVRCENCRRILVRTADSGL; translated from the coding sequence CTGAACGCCGCGTCCGCCGACCAGATCCGCCTCCTCGACGTCCAGGCCCTCGACGTCCGCCTCCAGCAGCTCGCGCACAAGCGGAAGTCGCTGCCCGAGCACGACGAGATCGACTCGCTGACCAAGGACCTCACGCAGTTGCGCGACCTCCTGGTGGCCGCGCAGACCGAGGAGAGCGACTGCGCCCGCGAGCAGACCAAGGCCGAGCAGGACGTGGACCAGGTGCGCAAGCGCGCCGCCCGCGACCAGCAGCGCCTGGACTCCGGCGCCGTCTCCTCCCCGAAGGACCTGGAGAACCTCCAGCGCGAGATCGCCTCCCTCGCCAAGCGGCAGAGCGACCTGGAGGACGTCGTCCTGGAGGTCATGGAGCGCCGTGAGTCCGCGCAGGAGCGGGTCGCCGAGCTGACCGAGCGGGTCGCCGCCGTCCAGGCCAAGATCGACGACGCGACCGGGCGCCGGGACGCCGCCTTCGAGGAGATCGACGGCGAGGCCGCCTCGGTGACCAAGGAGCGCGAGGTCATCGCGGGCTCGATCCCCGCCGACCTGCTCAAGCTGTACGACAAGCTGCGCGCGCAGCAGGGCGGCATCGGCGCGGCCAAGCTGTACCAGCGCACCTGCCAGGGCTGCCGCCAGGAGCTCGCCATCACCGAGCTGAACGAGGTCCGCCAGGCGGCCTCCGACATGGTGGTGCGCTGCGAGAACTGCCGCCGCATCCTGGTGCGCACGGCCGACTCCGGCCTGTAG